In Spirochaeta isovalerica, one DNA window encodes the following:
- a CDS encoding bactofilin family protein — MTENNSTVLGSETSFKGTMRFNDSLKIDGFFEGNIESDGFLYIEKDAEVRAQIKVRTIIVGGKVIGNIEASEKLEMLESGKIFGNIRTPNLKVAEGVEFDGECEMIRNPEDIDIFSATVSQLKQSVKSV; from the coding sequence ATGACAGAAAACAATTCAACAGTACTCGGAAGTGAAACATCCTTTAAAGGAACGATGAGATTTAATGACTCTCTGAAAATTGACGGTTTTTTTGAGGGGAATATTGAATCGGACGGTTTCCTATATATTGAAAAAGACGCTGAAGTGAGAGCTCAGATTAAAGTTCGCACCATTATTGTCGGCGGAAAAGTTATCGGAAACATTGAGGCTTCCGAAAAGCTTGAAATGCTGGAAAGCGGAAAGATATTCGGTAATATCCGGACTCCTAATCTCAAAGTGGCCGAAGGTGTTGAGTTTGATGGGGAATGTGAGATGATCCGCAACCCGGAAGACATCGATATATTCTCCGCTACGGTATCTCAGCTGAAACAGTCGGTTAAGAGTGTCTGA
- a CDS encoding tetratricopeptide repeat protein, with product MVSEEKKKVIALFEEGRVLYKERSFGEAIKKFAQALKIDSDDGPSKVYYARCKHYMSNPPSEDWDGVFVMTSK from the coding sequence ATGGTTTCCGAAGAGAAAAAGAAAGTAATCGCTCTATTCGAAGAGGGTAGAGTCCTCTATAAAGAGCGGTCTTTCGGTGAAGCCATCAAAAAATTCGCCCAGGCTTTGAAAATTGATAGTGACGATGGTCCTTCGAAAGTGTATTATGCCAGATGTAAACATTATATGAGCAATCCGCCATCTGAAGATTGGGATGGCGTGTTCGTAATGACATCAAAGTAG
- a CDS encoding response regulator transcription factor, protein MDTNNKILIIDDERINLELFEVMLTRLGFDVSLADDGESGLQKVVDENPDLILLDNIMPGLTGWEITKLLKQSDKYKEYKNIPIIMFSAMDEVKDKVEGFELGIDDYIIKPFNFSEVLARIRAVLRHSAVINQISHRERRMAVYESLNKSLVYLTEHLKKPVTDLLEDVKKLDIKDAQAVQKFSESVKLECETTLSAIAGLEDEIIQLQSRDAELKKYELSLEDLDEHFEKHFSKWNNTDSKVLN, encoded by the coding sequence ATGGATACTAACAACAAAATACTGATTATAGACGATGAAAGAATCAATCTCGAACTCTTTGAAGTTATGCTGACCAGACTGGGGTTTGACGTTTCCCTGGCAGATGACGGCGAATCCGGACTTCAGAAAGTCGTGGATGAAAATCCGGACCTGATACTCCTTGATAATATTATGCCGGGACTTACTGGCTGGGAGATCACTAAGCTTCTCAAGCAAAGCGATAAATATAAAGAGTACAAGAATATACCGATAATCATGTTTTCCGCCATGGATGAAGTGAAAGACAAGGTCGAGGGTTTTGAACTCGGTATTGACGATTATATAATTAAACCCTTCAACTTTTCGGAAGTTCTGGCGCGCATCAGAGCTGTTTTGCGTCATAGCGCCGTAATTAATCAGATCTCTCACAGAGAGAGAAGAATGGCTGTCTATGAGTCTTTAAATAAATCGCTTGTTTATCTTACAGAGCATCTTAAAAAACCTGTTACCGATCTTCTCGAAGATGTCAAGAAGCTCGATATAAAAGATGCCCAGGCTGTGCAGAAGTTCTCTGAAAGCGTTAAGCTTGAATGTGAAACAACATTGTCGGCTATAGCCGGTCTCGAAGATGAAATCATTCAGCTTCAGAGCCGTGATGCGGAGTTGAAAAAATACGAGCTGTCTCTCGAGGATCTCGACGAGCATTTTGAAAAACATTTCAGTAAATGGAATAATACCGACAGTAAAGTCCTGAATTAG
- a CDS encoding HU family DNA-binding protein, whose protein sequence is MTDVKLTKAEIIEHIYEDSGISRKDIHTVIDKFFEEVKQALEDDRIVELRGFGTFEIRTRKGREKARNPKTGEVVPVESHGVTVFRPGKELKTLAWDLRKEPDAQ, encoded by the coding sequence ATGACAGATGTCAAGTTAACAAAAGCTGAGATTATTGAGCATATCTACGAAGATTCAGGAATCAGCCGTAAAGATATACACACTGTAATTGATAAGTTTTTTGAAGAAGTAAAACAAGCGCTTGAAGATGACCGCATCGTTGAACTTCGCGGATTCGGGACCTTTGAAATCAGGACCCGGAAAGGGCGGGAAAAAGCCCGAAATCCGAAAACCGGCGAAGTCGTTCCCGTGGAAAGCCACGGAGTGACAGTATTCAGGCCCGGTAAAGAGCTGAAAACCCTGGCATGGGATCTGAGAAAAGAACCCGATGCTCAATAA
- the rpsT gene encoding 30S ribosomal protein S20, with product MPNSLNAAKRHRQSLTRRMRNKTIKSSVRTSIKAFEVAVKKHDREAAEVNFKKFVKLIDTAAGKGVYHKNTAARKKSRLHKVLVGMAS from the coding sequence TTGCCTAATTCACTCAATGCTGCGAAGAGACACAGACAGAGTCTCACACGCAGAATGCGGAATAAAACTATCAAGAGTTCAGTGCGGACCAGCATCAAAGCTTTTGAGGTTGCCGTAAAAAAACATGACCGCGAAGCTGCGGAGGTAAACTTCAAGAAATTTGTTAAGCTTATCGACACGGCTGCCGGTAAAGGTGTGTATCACAAAAATACTGCTGCACGTAAGAAATCAAGACTTCACAAAGTTCTTGTAGGAATGGCTTCTTAA
- a CDS encoding PSP1 domain-containing protein, with amino-acid sequence MEKEAVVERDEMVESTVEKIPYRFKIDYSGETEICEIDAGISFEKGEKVIIETRYGRDLVSALGPVCCGQKNCSKKDLKRYIRKANEEDLEKKEQNNQKEEEAFKICRDRIREQKLDMKLVGAHYLVDEAKVLFFFTAEARVDFRELVKNLVSIFKMRIELRQIGVRDESRVLGGLGVCGRDYCCHGVMDDLRPVSIKMAKDQNLSLNSMKISGPCGRLLCCLSYEYDYYQEERKKLPSEGNKVYFGKVYYVVKEINIFSRTVKVSGEGSRFFDIPASSFEYNSEKRSWKLTVSPEN; translated from the coding sequence TTGGAAAAGGAAGCAGTAGTCGAAAGGGATGAAATGGTGGAATCCACCGTAGAAAAAATTCCCTATCGTTTTAAAATAGATTATTCAGGTGAAACTGAAATTTGCGAAATTGATGCGGGAATCTCCTTTGAAAAAGGGGAGAAAGTCATCATCGAAACCAGGTATGGACGAGATCTCGTCTCCGCTCTCGGTCCCGTGTGCTGCGGCCAGAAAAACTGCAGCAAAAAAGACCTGAAACGTTATATACGCAAGGCAAACGAAGAAGATCTTGAGAAGAAAGAGCAAAATAACCAGAAGGAAGAAGAAGCCTTTAAAATCTGCCGTGATCGCATCAGGGAGCAGAAACTGGATATGAAGCTTGTAGGGGCTCACTACCTGGTCGATGAGGCAAAAGTCCTTTTCTTTTTTACAGCTGAAGCCCGGGTTGATTTCCGCGAACTTGTAAAAAATCTGGTTTCCATTTTTAAGATGAGGATAGAATTGAGACAGATCGGAGTCCGCGATGAGTCCCGTGTTCTAGGCGGTCTCGGAGTATGCGGACGTGACTACTGTTGTCACGGTGTCATGGATGACCTCAGGCCGGTTTCCATAAAAATGGCTAAGGATCAGAACCTCTCTCTCAATTCCATGAAAATTTCAGGCCCCTGCGGCCGTCTGCTCTGTTGTCTTTCCTATGAGTATGATTATTATCAGGAAGAGAGAAAGAAACTGCCTTCCGAAGGCAATAAAGTTTATTTCGGCAAAGTGTATTATGTTGTCAAAGAGATAAATATCTTCTCTAGAACAGTAAAAGTTTCCGGAGAAGGTAGCAGGTTTTTTGATATTCCCGCATCTTCTTTTGAATACAACAGCGAAAAGAGAAGCTGGAAATTGACGGTCTCTCCTGAAAATTGA
- a CDS encoding DUF327 family protein, with the protein MEKIGFPSSAAFHLNPDKKGKRKKDEKKAGKVHTFGSLLADSQDSVSGNGTLGTLSAEHEKLEEILDDLYQIGETLKSEQTLANLKKYRESIKHFFNYVVKNGIEAETVAGIRNPRTMEQKQYTLIKVVDTKLEKLAAYILTSQKDQMDILRGVDEIYGLLVNFTS; encoded by the coding sequence GTGGAAAAAATAGGATTTCCTTCATCCGCGGCGTTCCATCTTAATCCCGATAAAAAGGGGAAGAGAAAGAAAGATGAGAAAAAAGCCGGTAAGGTACATACCTTCGGGTCACTCCTTGCAGACTCTCAGGATTCTGTTTCGGGAAATGGAACCCTCGGGACTCTGTCGGCAGAACATGAAAAGCTGGAAGAAATACTGGATGATCTGTATCAGATCGGAGAAACGCTGAAAAGCGAACAGACATTAGCCAATTTGAAGAAGTATCGTGAATCGATCAAGCATTTCTTCAATTACGTAGTCAAAAATGGCATAGAAGCCGAAACCGTTGCGGGGATAAGAAATCCCAGGACAATGGAACAGAAGCAGTATACTCTTATCAAAGTTGTGGATACGAAGCTGGAAAAACTTGCAGCCTATATCCTCACTTCCCAGAAGGATCAGATGGATATTCTTCGGGGAGTTGATGAGATTTACGGTCTTCTGGTGAATTTTACGAGTTGA
- a CDS encoding bactofilin family protein codes for MSNSKDNSYINSLVGKGTRFDGELNLSGLLRIDGDFTGSINTDGKVLIGKSGRVKCSINAGSVVIGGVVKGNIYSTGKVVVLSTGMVLGNIEAPGIIIEEGVIFNGKCRVLSGEASTYEHRKGAAVSEYKPDWGTSEEKKEDKAKAEFLSWKK; via the coding sequence ATGAGTAACAGCAAAGATAACTCCTATATCAATTCCCTTGTCGGTAAAGGCACGCGTTTTGACGGTGAACTGAATCTATCGGGGCTCCTCAGAATCGACGGTGATTTTACCGGCAGCATCAATACAGACGGAAAAGTTCTGATCGGCAAATCGGGAAGAGTCAAGTGCAGTATAAATGCCGGCTCAGTCGTAATAGGCGGAGTCGTTAAAGGAAATATTTATTCAACGGGGAAAGTCGTGGTACTCTCAACCGGTATGGTTCTCGGAAATATAGAAGCTCCGGGAATAATTATCGAAGAGGGCGTCATCTTCAATGGTAAATGCCGGGTCCTCTCTGGTGAAGCCTCCACTTACGAGCACAGAAAAGGTGCAGCTGTTTCGGAGTATAAACCCGATTGGGGTACATCAGAGGAAAAAAAAGAGGATAAGGCAAAAGCTGAGTTTCTCTCGTGGAAAAAATAG
- a CDS encoding M23 family metallopeptidase, with amino-acid sequence MRDRKKKDDNLLSMTSRRDNFFVRFIKAGRRKLTVMFIPHSEEKVVNIQISLFTLVFSGVFVLALLGAFFWFSTHYTGNRQQLMASRSNLRNSEASLEVVREEIDSLMKVAGSFNETLSKTLTSLGIDSSANESLARSQGDLSDFVNMIETDSNSNNEVGDLKKLRMSLDNSIEPLNEITDVLLSQKALLTDIPTLWPLKGVRGRVTNPYGPAIHPFTGEWYLHKGLDLGYGMGQPIVATANGKVTLVDYEKNGFGHYMVIQHKYGFDTKYAHMQNIYVKEGQEVKQGDVIGTMGNSGLSDGPHLHYEVRIGSQVLDPAKFINMTDNAYEVIKWTIEEYK; translated from the coding sequence ATGAGGGATAGAAAGAAAAAGGACGATAATCTCCTTTCCATGACAAGTCGACGGGATAATTTTTTTGTCCGCTTCATTAAAGCGGGTCGCCGGAAACTGACAGTTATGTTCATTCCTCATTCCGAAGAAAAAGTTGTTAATATTCAGATATCTCTTTTCACTCTCGTCTTTTCGGGAGTTTTCGTTCTGGCTCTGCTTGGAGCTTTTTTCTGGTTCTCAACCCATTATACAGGCAACCGTCAGCAGCTCATGGCCAGCCGGAGCAATCTGCGGAACAGCGAAGCCAGTCTGGAAGTCGTCCGGGAAGAGATCGATTCACTTATGAAAGTTGCCGGTTCGTTTAATGAGACATTGAGTAAAACGCTCACTTCTCTCGGAATCGACAGCAGTGCCAACGAATCTCTGGCCCGTTCTCAGGGCGACCTTTCCGATTTCGTCAATATGATCGAAACGGACAGCAATTCAAACAATGAAGTGGGAGATCTGAAAAAACTCAGAATGTCTCTCGATAATTCCATTGAGCCGCTCAATGAGATAACCGATGTGCTTCTCTCTCAGAAAGCCCTTTTGACTGATATCCCTACCTTATGGCCTCTGAAAGGCGTTCGCGGAAGGGTTACGAATCCCTATGGTCCGGCGATTCACCCCTTTACCGGAGAATGGTATCTTCATAAGGGACTTGATCTGGGATACGGAATGGGTCAGCCGATCGTCGCCACGGCAAACGGCAAGGTGACTCTGGTCGATTATGAGAAGAACGGTTTCGGCCACTATATGGTCATTCAGCACAAGTACGGTTTTGATACGAAATACGCCCATATGCAGAATATATACGTTAAAGAAGGTCAGGAAGTGAAACAGGGGGATGTTATCGGAACAATGGGTAACTCCGGTCTGTCCGACGGTCCCCACCTTCATTACGAAGTGCGGATCGGTTCTCAGGTTCTTGATCCCGCCAAGTTTATCAATATGACGGACAATGCATATGAAGTCATTAAATGGACGATTGAAGAGTATAAATAA
- a CDS encoding TatD family hydrolase, with protein sequence MNYFDTHAHIGLIHEDPIEQLLIVKEAAREGVKGIISICNNLRDFPEIYDNLSSASNVYFSAGVSPSEVDHPGKDWQYVLTGFLKQNKVVALGETGLDYFKKYGDKNSQVELFIQQLEIADHYELPVIIHNRNAGDDILDILKTKLPDRGGVLHCFSEDWGFAKKALSLHDNLYISFAGNLTYKNAKNLHETVANMPLDRIVIESESPFMIPAEHRGKRNKPKYLPSTADFVAQIRDTDLETICESLYENSLRLFNIDGK encoded by the coding sequence ATGAATTATTTTGATACTCACGCTCATATCGGGCTTATACACGAAGATCCGATCGAACAGTTACTCATAGTGAAAGAAGCAGCCAGAGAAGGTGTCAAAGGCATTATAAGCATCTGCAATAATCTGAGGGATTTTCCCGAAATTTACGATAATCTGTCATCTGCATCCAATGTCTATTTCAGTGCCGGCGTATCCCCTTCTGAAGTTGATCATCCCGGTAAAGACTGGCAATACGTGCTGACCGGATTTCTCAAACAGAACAAAGTTGTCGCGCTAGGCGAAACTGGTCTCGATTATTTTAAAAAATACGGCGATAAGAACTCCCAGGTGGAGCTGTTCATTCAACAGCTTGAGATTGCCGATCACTACGAACTCCCCGTTATCATTCACAACAGGAATGCGGGAGATGATATTCTCGATATTCTCAAGACGAAGCTTCCCGACAGAGGAGGTGTTCTCCACTGCTTTTCCGAGGATTGGGGCTTCGCGAAAAAAGCTCTGAGCCTGCACGATAATCTCTACATCTCTTTTGCGGGAAATCTGACATACAAAAATGCCAAGAACCTTCATGAGACAGTAGCCAATATGCCTCTGGACAGAATCGTAATAGAGAGCGAAAGCCCCTTTATGATCCCTGCGGAACATCGCGGAAAGAGAAATAAACCCAAATATCTTCCATCTACAGCCGATTTTGTAGCCCAGATCAGAGATACAGACCTTGAAACGATTTGCGAAAGCCTTTATGAAAATTCATTGAGGCTATTCAATATCGATGGAAAATAG
- the dusB gene encoding tRNA dihydrouridine synthase DusB has protein sequence MENRKNLYKPVKIGKLEVPGNLFLAPLAGYTDRAFRRISREMGADFTYTEMISSEAVVRGNDKTLDLAEKAPNEEIYGIQIFSGSAESAAGSLEKLLPFNPSVIDLNCGCPVPKIIKSGAGSALMQNPEKIREIVRALTSLTDIPVTVKIRSGWTSDTINYLQAAEMALEGGASLISIHPRTRAQAYSGKSDWSCIKKLKEEFDVPVIGSGDLYSGEDARRMLEETGCDAVMFARGAIGNPFVFAESKAVLTGESRTAPTEEERVEAAFRHFDYAVAYIGEERAVKEMRKHLCAYTKGIQGGSAFRNRIVHGTSVREYKEMFDEFLGSLRL, from the coding sequence ATGGAAAATAGAAAGAATTTATACAAACCTGTTAAAATAGGAAAGCTGGAGGTGCCGGGAAATCTTTTTCTGGCACCTCTTGCCGGTTATACGGACCGGGCTTTCCGCAGAATCTCCCGCGAAATGGGAGCAGACTTCACCTACACAGAAATGATCTCTTCGGAAGCTGTCGTCAGAGGGAATGACAAAACACTCGACCTGGCGGAAAAAGCGCCGAATGAGGAGATTTACGGTATCCAGATTTTTTCCGGCAGCGCGGAATCCGCCGCCGGTTCTCTGGAAAAACTCCTGCCCTTCAACCCCTCGGTCATTGACCTGAACTGCGGCTGTCCCGTTCCCAAAATAATCAAATCCGGTGCGGGATCGGCTCTTATGCAGAATCCTGAAAAAATCCGGGAGATAGTCAGAGCGCTGACATCTCTGACCGATATTCCCGTAACAGTTAAGATCCGTTCCGGCTGGACTTCCGACACAATCAATTATCTCCAAGCGGCGGAAATGGCATTGGAGGGAGGCGCCTCTCTCATATCAATCCATCCCAGAACGAGAGCGCAGGCTTACAGCGGGAAGTCGGACTGGTCATGCATAAAGAAGCTGAAAGAGGAGTTCGATGTTCCGGTTATCGGTTCAGGTGATCTCTACTCCGGTGAAGATGCCAGAAGGATGCTGGAAGAAACGGGTTGCGACGCCGTGATGTTCGCCCGGGGAGCCATCGGCAATCCTTTTGTTTTTGCTGAATCCAAAGCGGTTCTGACAGGAGAATCCCGGACCGCACCCACAGAAGAGGAAAGAGTCGAAGCCGCTTTCCGCCACTTCGATTACGCTGTAGCCTACATCGGTGAAGAACGGGCAGTCAAAGAGATGAGAAAGCATCTCTGCGCTTATACAAAAGGCATTCAGGGCGGCTCGGCTTTCCGGAACAGGATCGTCCACGGCACTTCGGTCCGGGAATACAAAGAAATGTTTGATGAATTTCTCGGGAGCCTGCGCTTGTGA
- a CDS encoding TraR/DksA family transcriptional regulator produces MTELELLKFRKQIEEGIEEILRRMPFLKEEARGNPYSCSIGKVSWMDSQNDKGISEQLLRESKLRLEKLRNAMMRIENGTYGICIRCGNAIPPGRLEIIPEVLLCLSCAEKKK; encoded by the coding sequence ATGACTGAATTAGAACTTTTAAAGTTTCGGAAACAAATCGAAGAGGGTATTGAAGAGATTCTCCGGCGCATGCCTTTTTTGAAAGAGGAAGCCAGGGGCAATCCCTACAGCTGCAGTATTGGAAAAGTGAGTTGGATGGATTCCCAGAATGACAAAGGAATCAGCGAGCAGCTCCTCAGGGAGAGCAAACTCCGCCTTGAAAAACTGCGGAACGCCATGATGCGCATAGAGAACGGTACTTACGGCATATGCATCCGCTGCGGGAATGCTATCCCCCCCGGCCGTCTTGAGATTATCCCCGAAGTTCTTCTATGCCTTTCCTGCGCCGAAAAGAAAAAGTGA
- a CDS encoding NUDIX domain-containing protein — translation MIELKLHHQKSLNLQGNSFTREAVRAYIRSGDRVLFIHSPQNGDYKLPGGGIEAGENHEEALRREILEESGYIISDMGPQIALISEFSEAAEPDMDFFRMNSHYYSCEVDTGEQTVQNLDDYEKALEMTPVWIEPAKALELNRSVLKNNPSPPRWTRREILFLESLE, via the coding sequence ATGATAGAACTGAAACTTCATCATCAGAAATCGCTTAATCTTCAGGGAAACAGTTTTACCAGAGAAGCTGTCAGAGCTTATATCAGGAGCGGAGACAGGGTCCTTTTTATTCATTCGCCTCAGAACGGAGACTATAAACTTCCCGGTGGCGGGATCGAAGCAGGAGAAAATCACGAAGAGGCTCTTCGCCGGGAAATACTGGAGGAAAGCGGTTATATCATTTCGGATATGGGGCCGCAAATTGCATTAATTTCGGAGTTTTCCGAGGCCGCGGAACCTGATATGGATTTTTTCCGGATGAATTCTCATTATTATTCCTGCGAAGTTGATACAGGAGAACAGACGGTTCAGAACCTCGATGATTATGAAAAGGCGCTAGAGATGACACCTGTCTGGATAGAGCCCGCTAAAGCGCTGGAACTGAACAGATCCGTCCTGAAAAACAATCCCTCTCCGCCCCGGTGGACCAGGAGGGAAATCCTCTTTCTTGAAAGTCTGGAATAA